The genomic segment GGCGAATATCGCCGGCCTGAAGGTCCGCGAGCAAAGCGCGACAAATGCGTAGCGATTCGAGAACTTCATCGAAGCGGACCGACACGCGCGCTGCTACATCTCCGGAAGCCTGCGTCGACACATTCACATTCATCTTGTCGTAGGGCTGCCATGGAAAATCCGCGCGAAGGTCGTGCGGAACGCCCGAGGCGCGCGCCGCCAGACCTGCGGCGTCGAGTTCCCACGCAGTTTCGCGGGCCAGGGTCCCTGTCCCGCGGAAACGATCCTGAACCCCGGCGTGGTTATCGTAAATATTCCGCAAGCCGACGACATCGTGTTCGAGCAAGTTATAGCGATCGAGCACGGACCGAGGATCCGCATCGGGTAGGTCGGACACTACGCCTCCCGGCACGACAAAATCCATCAGGTAGCGGGCGTTGAAGCAGGCTTGGTTGGTGCGCAACAGATCTTCTTTCATGCGGGAGAACTGCGTGAGTCCAAAGGCAAAGCCCGCGTCGTTTCCAAGTGCCCCCAGATCCCCGAGATGGTTGGCGAGCCGCTCATGTTCGAGTGCCAGGGCGCGCAGTTGAACCCCACGGGGTGGGCAGATGACGCCGGTTACGGCTTCCAGAGCCGCAGAGTAGGCCCATGCGTACGCGACCGCGGAATCGCCACAAATACGCGCTGCAAGCGTATGGCCTTCCTTTTGAACCAAGCTCTCAAACCGCTTTTCGATTCCTTTATGCTTGTAACCGAGCCGCTGTTCAAGCCGTAGGACTTTTTCTCCAACCACCGAGAATCGAAAGTGACCCGGTTCGATGGTGCCTGCATGGACTGGACCCACAGCAATCTCATGCACGCCCTCCCCTTCGACCTGAACAAAAGGATAAGGCTCCGAAACCATGCCAAATTGAGCACTGCTGTCGAAGTCTCGCCGAAGCGGGAATACATCTTCAGGCCATCCGCCGTGGCGCAGCCATCCGCGATGATCTGGTTCCAGGCTCCTGATGCCGAGCAGATCGAACACGGCGCGTTCCATGCGCACAGCACTGGGGAAGAATTCACCGAGACTGGGCAGCAGCGGCTCAGCCCCGCCGTGCATGTCATGTTCAACCACCAACAGCCCGGCGGCATCCAGGAATGCCGCGTAGACGCGAAAGCGGCCATCGCGGTCGCGATCATCGGCGCCCCAGAGCGTCAAGAAGCGTCCGCCGGCGGCGCGCATCGACTTTGCCAACTCCCGGAACTCAACAGCGCTCGTGAGTGTATAGCGGCACGGCAGATTCGATGGCAGTCTTTTCGCTGCCTCGTCGATTTGTGCAGTCATATGGTCATCCAATCAGCCTCGCGGCCGCGCGATACCACTCTGCCAGCGCCGGGGGAATATAGAGGCCCAGAACCAGGACCATGGCCAGATGCACAAACACGGGTACCAGCGCAGGAGAGTGCGGAAGCTTGGGCGCATTGTTCTCTCCAAACGCCATCGGTTGCACCTTCATGAAGATCCCGGCAAATGCCACGCCGAGCGCAATAAGAAGGAACGGTGTCGACCATGGATGCTCCCGCATCGCCGTCGTAAGGATCAGGAATTCGCTCGCGAATACGCCAAAGGGCGGCATGCCGAGGATCGCGAGCGAACCGAGCATCAGGCCCCATCCGATCGTCGGGCTGATTCCCACCAGGCCACGTATTCCATCCATCTGCTGCGTGCCCGCGGTTTGGGAGGCGTGCCCGGCCGTGAAGAAGATGGAAGATTTCGTAAGGGAATGGACGGTCATGTGCAACAGCGCCGCAAAGTTGGCCACCGAGCCGCCCAATCCGAACGCAAAGGTGATGATCCCCATGTGCTCGATGGATGAATAGCCGAAGAGACGTTTGATGTCGCGCTGCCTCCACAGGAAGAATGCCGCAAGCACCGCGGAGAACAATCCGAAAGCCATCAGCATGCGCCCGGGCATCAGGGTGCCGATGGAGCCGACGGCGAGGACCTTGCAGCGGATCACGGCGTACAGGGCCACATTCAACAACAACCCCGAAAGCACCGCGGAGACCGGAGTCGGACCTTCCGCGTGTGCGTCAGGAAGCCAGTTGTGCAGCGGGGCCAGTCCCACCTTGGTTCCGTATCCAACCAGCAAGAAGACGAATGCGAGCGCCATGACGGTGGGTTCGAGATCGGCTTTGGCCGCGTTGAGATGTGTCCAAAGCAACGCTGTCATGCCCTGGCGGCCGAGGGTTCGCTCCGCGGCAAAGTAGAGGAGTATCGTTCCGAAGAGCGCCTGGGCGATACCTACACCGCAGAGGATGAAGTACTTCCATGCTGCTTCCAGGCTTGCCTTCGTTCTGTACAGCGAGACCAGAAGTACAGTGGAGAGAGTGGCGGCTTCCATTGCAACCCAGAGCAAGCCCATATTGTTCGTGAGCAGTGCAAGCAGCATCGCGAACATAAAGAGCTGATACATGCTGTGATAGAGGCGCAGGCGCCGCGCATTCAGACGGCCGTGGTGTTCCTCGATGCGCATATAGGGGCGCGAAAAGATCGCCGTAGTAAAACCCACGAATGCGGTCAGCGCGACCAGAAATACATTGAACGGATCGACAAAGAATTGTTCGTGACCCATCAAGAGAGGGCCGTTGCGAATGATCCGGACAACCAGGAGCGATGCCGCGAGCAGGGTGCCTAGGCTCATGCCCACGTTGACTTCAGGAGCATAACGGCGCGCGCCCACCGCGGCGAGCACGAACGTTCCCAGCAGCGGCATTCCCAACACGAGCCAGAGTTCCACGTCTACTCCTCCCTCAGAGATTCAAGGTGGTGCAGGTCGAGACTGTCGAACTGCTCGCGAATCTGGAAGAAGAAGATGCCGAGAATGAACACGGCTACCAGGAGATCGAGGGCGATCCCCAATTCGATCACCATCGGCATCCCATACGTGGCGCTGGTTGCGGCGAAAAACAGGCCATTCTCCATGGCAAGAAACCCAATCACCTGGGTGACAGCCTTGCGGCGGGTGATCATCATCAGGAACGAGAGCAGGATGACCGCAAGCGCAATGCCGATGGTGTGACGAGTGATGGTAGTAGCGAGCAGGCTGATGGGCTGCGCCAGGCCAAAGGCGAAGATGACCAGCACCAGCCCGACCAGCATGGTGACCGGAATATTCACCAACGGCTCGTTATCCCATTGCGCGCCCAGCCGCCTGATCAGGATATGAAGGATGAGCGGCAATGTGATCACCTTCAGGATCAGCGTGAGTCCGGCGGAGAAATAAAGCTCGGTGAGCCGCGCTTCATGTGCCACCAGAGTGGTGGAGAAAAACAAGATCGCGCCCTGCCACGCAAACAACGTAATCAGTTGCTGGATTCGCCGCGTAGACAGCATCGCAAACGAAATCAGCAGCATGCTCGCGGCCAGCAGCTTCAGCAATTCGACATGGAGAGGGGATTTAAGCAATCGTATTGGCTCCCAGCAGAAGGTGGACCAGCAACCCGAGCACCGCGATCAGAAAGGCCATGGCCATGAACTCGGGAGCGCGGAAGATACGCAGCTTGGCGGAGACGGATTCGATCAGCGCAATCCCGGCTCCGCAGAAAGCAAGCTTCACAAGCAATGCAGCAAGCGCAATCAGCACCGAGCCGACATGTGCACCATGGATGGCAATACCCCAGGGCAGAAACAGCGAAAGCCCTATACATGCGTAATTGAAGAGCTTCATGCTCGAAGCCAATTCGATCAGAGCAAGATGCCGCGCGGAATATTCCAGCACCATCGCCTCGTGAATCATCGTGAGTTCGAGGTGCGTAGCAGGATTGTCGATCGGGATGCGCGCATTCTCCGCCAGCAGAACCATGATGAACGCGATGGCGGCAAAGATCACGCTCGGGTCGATAACAGATGGATGCGTCGCGCGATTGTCCACCAGCGTGGTGAGAGCGGTGCTGCCGAAAAGAAGAAACGCGTTGAAGAACACCATGAGCATTGCCGGTTCGGCAAGAAAGCCGATCATCATTTCGCGGCGCGCGCCGAGCGTTCCAAACGCGGTGCCAATATCCATCGCGGCTAGGGCCTGAAACACTCTGGCGGTGGCGAAAAGCCCAATCAGCGCGATCGCGTCAGCGGCGCGAGCAAAGGGGAGATCTGTCACCACCGAAGGAATGATCGCCG from the Occallatibacter riparius genome contains:
- a CDS encoding respiratory chain complex I subunit 1 family protein; this translates as MRGIAFVWQFGEVILAVALAPLFSGWIAQCRAWMQNRTAPPLTQPYRMLHKLFYKDAALATNASRLFRTAPYVLFGTMVLAAAIIPSVVTDLPFARAADAIALIGLFATARVFQALAAMDIGTAFGTLGARREMMIGFLAEPAMLMVFFNAFLLFGSTALTTLVDNRATHPSVIDPSVIFAAIAFIMVLLAENARIPIDNPATHLELTMIHEAMVLEYSARHLALIELASSMKLFNYACIGLSLFLPWGIAIHGAHVGSVLIALAALLVKLAFCGAGIALIESVSAKLRIFRAPEFMAMAFLIAVLGLLVHLLLGANTIA
- a CDS encoding hydrogenase 4 subunit F → MELWLVLGMPLLGTFVLAAVGARRYAPEVNVGMSLGTLLAASLLVVRIIRNGPLLMGHEQFFVDPFNVFLVALTAFVGFTTAIFSRPYMRIEEHHGRLNARRLRLYHSMYQLFMFAMLLALLTNNMGLLWVAMEAATLSTVLLVSLYRTKASLEAAWKYFILCGVGIAQALFGTILLYFAAERTLGRQGMTALLWTHLNAAKADLEPTVMALAFVFLLVGYGTKVGLAPLHNWLPDAHAEGPTPVSAVLSGLLLNVALYAVIRCKVLAVGSIGTLMPGRMLMAFGLFSAVLAAFFLWRQRDIKRLFGYSSIEHMGIITFAFGLGGSVANFAALLHMTVHSLTKSSIFFTAGHASQTAGTQQMDGIRGLVGISPTIGWGLMLGSLAILGMPPFGVFASEFLILTTAMREHPWSTPFLLIALGVAFAGIFMKVQPMAFGENNAPKLPHSPALVPVFVHLAMVLVLGLYIPPALAEWYRAAARLIG
- a CDS encoding hydrogenase large subunit, with amino-acid sequence MTAQIDEAAKRLPSNLPCRYTLTSAVEFRELAKSMRAAGGRFLTLWGADDRDRDGRFRVYAAFLDAAGLLVVEHDMHGGAEPLLPSLGEFFPSAVRMERAVFDLLGIRSLEPDHRGWLRHGGWPEDVFPLRRDFDSSAQFGMVSEPYPFVQVEGEGVHEIAVGPVHAGTIEPGHFRFSVVGEKVLRLEQRLGYKHKGIEKRFESLVQKEGHTLAARICGDSAVAYAWAYSAALEAVTGVICPPRGVQLRALALEHERLANHLGDLGALGNDAGFAFGLTQFSRMKEDLLRTNQACFNARYLMDFVVPGGVVSDLPDADPRSVLDRYNLLEHDVVGLRNIYDNHAGVQDRFRGTGTLARETAWELDAAGLAARASGVPHDLRADFPWQPYDKMNVNVSTQASGDVAARVSVRFDEVLESLRICRALLADLQAGDIRRAVPSAGAGLLGIGVIEGWRGPVLIALETGPNGSIRRCHAHDPSWQNWPLIEYAILGNLVPDFPLINKSFNLSYTGHDL